In a single window of the Terriglobus roseus genome:
- a CDS encoding ExbD/TolR family protein: MAFSTRRTQSSLAEINITPLVDVVLVLLLIFMLTAPVLQSGIEVAVPQTRTVNQLTEERTVVSIDHEQRVFLQDKPVNIAELPRLLRTKGDPSKKVIYLRADQKVPFGAFASVMDAVKQAGIINISIVTRPFEK; this comes from the coding sequence ATGGCCTTCTCCACGAGACGAACGCAGTCCTCACTCGCCGAGATCAACATCACGCCCCTAGTGGATGTGGTGCTCGTGCTGCTGCTGATCTTTATGCTGACCGCACCCGTGCTGCAATCGGGTATCGAAGTGGCGGTGCCGCAGACACGCACCGTCAACCAGCTCACGGAAGAACGCACCGTCGTCTCCATCGATCACGAGCAGCGGGTCTTCCTGCAGGATAAGCCGGTCAACATCGCAGAGTTACCGCGACTACTCCGCACCAAGGGTGATCCATCCAAGAAGGTGATCTACCTGCGCGCGGATCAAAAGGTTCCCTTCGGCGCTTTTGCATCCGTGATGGATGCCGTCAAGCAGGCGGGCATCATCAATATCAGCATTGTCACCAGGCCTTTCGAGAAGTAG
- a CDS encoding tetratricopeptide repeat protein yields the protein MRRFFRLAPATLAIAAVLLSTPTPAFAVNKDMIQLQTQIQQLQDAVARLQQSNDERMGVMKDLVQQTTDSVNKMAGALDTLQKQMRVQSEATGKGLETVSGQMQSLNDSVDELKARLAKIDRAIADVQSAQQSMGARMDNGGSPAPAAAPMDSPPSASSGKTSKQAPPPSAGPSASALLPSNAELPTSSTAPPVDDLYRTAFSDYNGAKYSLASAEFTDVIKFYPDSNLAGNAYFYLGEIDYKAGRFASASKNYDKVIEQYPGNQKIPVSQLRKGESLLSMKQTEAGARELRSLIQRYPNSQEALAARTKLNALGITIVPRTR from the coding sequence ATGCGCCGATTCTTTCGCCTCGCGCCCGCCACACTCGCCATCGCTGCCGTGCTCCTGTCGACGCCGACACCAGCATTCGCCGTCAACAAGGACATGATCCAACTGCAGACGCAGATCCAGCAGTTGCAGGATGCGGTGGCTCGTCTGCAACAGTCCAACGATGAACGCATGGGCGTAATGAAGGACCTGGTGCAACAGACCACGGACTCCGTCAACAAAATGGCGGGTGCGTTGGACACTCTACAAAAGCAGATGCGCGTGCAGTCGGAAGCAACTGGCAAGGGACTGGAGACTGTCAGCGGCCAGATGCAGTCGCTAAATGATTCGGTCGATGAACTGAAGGCACGGCTCGCCAAGATCGATCGCGCCATTGCCGATGTACAGAGCGCACAACAGTCGATGGGTGCTCGCATGGATAACGGTGGCTCGCCTGCTCCGGCAGCTGCTCCCATGGATTCGCCACCCTCTGCATCCAGCGGCAAGACATCGAAGCAGGCGCCTCCGCCAAGTGCCGGGCCCTCAGCAAGCGCTTTGCTGCCCTCCAACGCGGAGCTGCCGACCAGCTCCACCGCGCCGCCGGTCGACGATCTGTACCGAACCGCTTTCAGCGATTACAACGGTGCGAAGTATTCCCTGGCTTCGGCCGAGTTTACCGACGTGATCAAGTTCTATCCAGATTCCAATCTCGCAGGAAACGCCTACTTCTATCTCGGCGAGATCGATTACAAAGCTGGCCGCTTTGCATCGGCATCGAAGAACTACGACAAGGTCATCGAACAGTATCCCGGCAATCAGAAGATTCCCGTCTCGCAACTGCGTAAGGGCGAGTCGCTGCTCTCAATGAAGCAGACGGAAGCCGGCGCACGCGAGCTGCGATCGTTGATCCAGCGTTATCCCAATTCGCAGGAAGCACTCGCCGCGCGCACCAAGCTGAACGCGCTTGGCATCACCATCGTGCCGCGCACGCGCTAA
- a CDS encoding PD40 domain-containing protein, which yields MTIRIQQSLRRALLALAAVGCAGRLHAQDNVFTGTNTGADRVRIAAADFRGTSPDAAALKRTFDSVLYSDLGNAGVFDLVSKSMQPQGTPGAPAEIRLPEWAGGTTNAAFVAFGSFGINAGRAVVSAYVDDTHNAQFPQVLGKQYTEAADENGARTIAHKLADEIILRLGGGIPGIAESKIYYVHAAGGAKEIWAMDYDGANAHAITNLGTISLSPRVSPDNSRLAFSSLGKYGFQIRVFSLLLNRMVTFPDSGGTNLSPAWSANGQLAYSSSRPGDPEIYVSDGSGNNARRITNSRGPDVSPTWNPKTGSQIAWISGRTGLPQVYIMDVDGAGVQRMTDSGYATSVSWSPNGQFLAFAWDRKYGPGAPGGQDIYLMDVASKKWVQLTNGIGRCDFPSWSPDGRHIVFAVGSGARAEVWTMLADGTGKHKLAGTGSDMPNWSFR from the coding sequence ATGACGATCCGTATACAGCAATCTCTTCGTCGCGCGCTTCTGGCGCTTGCCGCAGTCGGCTGCGCAGGACGACTGCATGCACAGGACAATGTCTTTACCGGGACCAACACCGGCGCCGACCGCGTCCGCATTGCCGCTGCCGATTTTCGCGGAACTTCGCCTGACGCCGCAGCGCTGAAGCGCACCTTCGACTCTGTCCTCTACAGCGATCTTGGCAATGCCGGCGTCTTCGATCTGGTCTCCAAGAGCATGCAGCCGCAGGGCACGCCGGGCGCACCCGCTGAGATTCGTCTGCCGGAATGGGCCGGCGGCACGACCAACGCAGCCTTCGTTGCCTTCGGTTCTTTCGGCATCAATGCCGGCCGCGCCGTCGTGAGTGCTTACGTCGACGACACGCACAATGCACAGTTCCCGCAGGTGCTTGGCAAGCAGTACACCGAAGCCGCGGATGAGAATGGCGCCCGCACCATCGCGCATAAGCTGGCCGATGAGATCATCCTTCGTCTTGGCGGCGGCATTCCCGGCATCGCAGAGAGCAAGATCTATTACGTCCATGCAGCCGGCGGTGCGAAAGAGATCTGGGCGATGGACTACGACGGTGCGAATGCGCACGCGATCACCAACCTGGGAACCATCTCCCTCTCACCCCGTGTATCGCCGGACAACTCGCGCCTGGCATTTTCATCGCTGGGCAAGTACGGCTTCCAGATCCGTGTCTTCTCCCTGTTGCTCAACCGCATGGTCACATTTCCCGACAGCGGTGGCACCAATCTGTCACCAGCTTGGTCGGCGAACGGGCAGCTCGCCTATTCCTCCTCGCGGCCCGGCGATCCGGAGATTTACGTCTCCGACGGCAGTGGTAACAATGCGCGTCGCATTACAAATTCCCGTGGACCGGATGTTTCGCCCACATGGAATCCCAAAACCGGTTCTCAGATCGCGTGGATCAGTGGTCGTACGGGCCTTCCGCAGGTGTACATCATGGATGTCGATGGTGCCGGCGTGCAGCGTATGACTGACTCCGGTTACGCGACATCGGTTTCCTGGTCACCGAACGGACAGTTCCTGGCCTTCGCCTGGGACCGCAAGTATGGCCCGGGCGCGCCTGGCGGGCAGGACATCTACCTGATGGACGTTGCCAGTAAGAAGTGGGTACAACTGACCAATGGCATTGGCCGTTGCGACTTCCCGTCGTGGTCTCCGGACGGCCGCCACATTGTCTTCGCCGTAGGTTCAGGTGCACGAGCCGAGGTCTGGACCATGCTCGCCGACGGAACCGGGAAACATAAGCTCGCAGGCACCGGCAGCGACATGCCAAACTGGAGCTTCCGGTAG
- a CDS encoding OmpA family protein, whose product MTLHTLRTNTLLTFAAASLILLSGCHKKVSAPPPYTAPPAVDAAVAPTAVLTADPSAIDLGQSVVLNWRTTGATSVSIDGIGPVNLSGTQNVTPSNSTNFHLVAKGDGGVAEANVRVTVRVPAPPTADLGTSNDLGSDAAFHAAVQDAFFDYDSYDLRADATASTVQAASYLSQHPAIKITIGGYCDERGSAEYNLALGENRANAAKTALVNAGIAASRIRVISFGKEKQFCTEQNESCWQQNRRAQFNIDR is encoded by the coding sequence ATGACACTGCACACTTTGCGGACTAACACGCTGCTCACCTTTGCTGCGGCCTCGCTGATCCTGTTGTCAGGCTGCCACAAGAAAGTCAGCGCACCGCCGCCGTACACCGCACCGCCCGCAGTGGACGCTGCCGTCGCACCGACTGCTGTGCTGACAGCCGATCCCTCGGCGATTGATCTCGGCCAGTCCGTCGTGTTGAACTGGCGCACGACCGGCGCGACCTCTGTCAGCATCGATGGCATTGGCCCGGTGAATCTCAGCGGCACACAGAACGTCACGCCGTCGAACTCGACGAACTTTCACCTGGTTGCCAAGGGTGACGGTGGCGTTGCTGAAGCGAACGTTCGCGTGACGGTCCGCGTCCCGGCGCCGCCAACCGCTGATCTGGGCACCTCCAATGACCTGGGCTCGGACGCTGCCTTCCACGCAGCGGTTCAGGATGCCTTCTTCGACTACGACAGCTACGACCTGCGTGCCGATGCAACGGCCAGCACGGTGCAGGCAGCCAGCTATCTGTCCCAGCACCCGGCCATCAAGATCACCATTGGCGGCTACTGCGACGAACGTGGTTCGGCCGAGTACAACCTGGCACTTGGCGAGAACCGCGCCAACGCAGCGAAGACCGCGCTGGTCAATGCCGGCATTGCAGCCAGCCGCATTCGCGTGATCTCGTTCGGTAAGGAAAAACAGTTCTGCACCGAGCAGAACGAAAGCTGCTGGCAGCAAAATCGCCGCGCGCAGTTCAACATCGACCGCTAG
- the carB gene encoding carbamoyl-phosphate synthase large subunit: MPRRNDIAKILVIGSGPIVIGQSAEFDYSGTQACKALKAEGYEVVLVNSNPASIMTDPEVADRTYVEPLTPKYVEEILRVESELLKESGRPGVFALLPTVGGQTALNLAVDMADAGTLDRYNVELIGAKLDAIKKAEDRLLFKDAMNKIGLDMPRSALVNNLRDGLDFTQKIGFPAVIRPSFTLGGSGGGIAYNREELTEILSRGLDLSPVGECLLEESVLGWKEYELEVVRDLADNVIIICSIENFDPMGVHTGDSITVAPAQTLTDREYQCMRDAAIRVIREIGVETGGSNVQFAVNPANGRMTVIEMNPRVSRSSALASKATGFPIAKIAARLAVGYTLDELQNDITKATPACFEPTIDYVVVKIPKWQFEKFPGADESLGPQMKSVGEVMAIGRTFKEAMMKAVRSLETGKKASAADIEPRRLTQRLVTAHPERLRYVLYAFERGMTVREVARLTGMDPWFLFQVKQIVDEIKSTAGDSIDTITEDQLRTVKRMGVSDDILAASWGLEGKDAAAPVRALREKMGVMPVYKLVDTCAAEFESYTPYLYSSYDEEDEAAPTDRKKIIILGSGPNRIGQGIEFDYCCCHAAFALREDGYETIMVNCNPETVSTDYDTSDRLYFEPLTFEDVLAVYKHEASGGADIGMIVQFGGQTPLNLSQPLKAAGVPIIGTSPESIELAEDRKRFQKLIEELKIPQPAGVLATSVAEALAGANKITYPVLVRPSFVLGGRAMVIAYDDAAIVQYMNTAIEYSQERPVLIDHFLEDATEVDVDALCDGKDVLIAGIMQHIEEAGIHSGDSSCVLPSVDLTDDVLAQIRRYTRQLALALNVVGLCNIQFAIQRGVVYVIEVNPRASRTVPYVSKATGVPLAKIASRLMTGRTLKELLPAELASGRDLGTGAHYFVKSPVFPWGKFQGVDPVLGPEMRSTGEVMGVAETFGEAFAKAQIAAGQNLPTTGNVFLSVNDHDKETLVPLAKQFVEMGFHLVATHGTADVLSEAGLQVERVHKVKEGRPNVVDFIKGERIQLIVNTPRGQDTFFDEKAIRRAAVLARIPTITTVAAARAAAEGIASLQGGSVTVYNLQELHAGRETA; this comes from the coding sequence ATGCCACGCAGGAATGACATCGCAAAGATTCTGGTAATCGGCTCTGGTCCGATTGTCATTGGCCAGTCGGCCGAGTTTGATTACAGCGGTACGCAGGCGTGTAAGGCGCTCAAGGCCGAAGGCTATGAGGTGGTGCTGGTTAACAGCAACCCGGCGTCCATCATGACGGACCCGGAGGTTGCCGACCGCACCTACGTTGAGCCGCTGACGCCGAAGTACGTGGAAGAGATTCTGCGCGTGGAGAGCGAGCTTCTCAAAGAGAGCGGCCGCCCCGGAGTCTTCGCACTGCTGCCCACGGTTGGTGGACAGACGGCGCTGAACCTTGCTGTCGATATGGCGGATGCGGGGACGCTCGACAGGTACAACGTAGAATTGATCGGCGCGAAGCTGGACGCGATCAAGAAGGCAGAAGACCGTCTTTTGTTCAAGGACGCAATGAACAAGATCGGTCTGGACATGCCGCGTTCCGCGCTGGTGAACAACCTGCGTGACGGCCTGGACTTCACGCAGAAGATCGGCTTCCCCGCAGTTATTCGTCCCTCGTTCACGCTGGGTGGATCGGGCGGCGGCATCGCTTACAACCGTGAGGAACTGACGGAGATTCTGTCGCGCGGCCTGGATCTTTCGCCGGTGGGCGAGTGCCTGCTGGAAGAGTCCGTGCTCGGTTGGAAAGAGTATGAGCTCGAGGTTGTACGTGATCTTGCGGACAACGTCATCATCATCTGCTCGATTGAAAACTTCGATCCGATGGGCGTGCATACCGGCGATTCCATCACTGTAGCGCCTGCGCAGACGCTGACCGATCGCGAGTACCAGTGCATGCGCGATGCAGCCATCCGCGTCATCCGCGAGATTGGTGTTGAGACCGGCGGCAGCAACGTGCAGTTTGCGGTAAACCCTGCGAACGGTCGCATGACCGTCATCGAGATGAACCCGCGTGTGTCTCGTTCATCCGCGCTGGCGTCGAAGGCGACAGGCTTCCCGATCGCAAAGATAGCCGCACGTCTGGCCGTCGGCTACACGCTGGACGAGTTGCAAAACGACATCACGAAGGCGACCCCGGCCTGCTTTGAGCCGACGATTGACTATGTGGTCGTGAAGATTCCCAAGTGGCAGTTTGAGAAATTCCCTGGTGCCGATGAGTCGCTTGGGCCGCAGATGAAGTCGGTCGGTGAAGTGATGGCGATCGGCCGGACCTTCAAGGAAGCGATGATGAAGGCCGTCCGCTCGCTCGAGACGGGCAAGAAGGCCTCGGCTGCTGACATCGAACCGCGCCGTCTGACGCAGCGCCTGGTAACGGCTCATCCTGAGCGTTTGCGCTATGTTCTTTACGCCTTTGAGCGCGGCATGACCGTGCGCGAGGTCGCTCGCCTCACGGGGATGGATCCCTGGTTCCTCTTCCAGGTGAAGCAGATCGTCGACGAGATTAAGTCGACCGCTGGTGACAGCATCGATACCATCACCGAAGATCAGCTGCGTACAGTGAAGCGCATGGGCGTCAGCGATGACATCCTGGCAGCATCCTGGGGTCTCGAGGGTAAGGATGCAGCGGCGCCGGTGCGTGCTCTGCGCGAGAAGATGGGCGTCATGCCGGTCTACAAGCTGGTCGATACCTGTGCGGCCGAGTTCGAGAGCTACACGCCGTATCTGTACTCCAGCTACGACGAAGAGGATGAAGCAGCACCGACGGATCGCAAGAAGATCATCATCCTGGGCAGTGGTCCAAATCGTATCGGACAGGGCATCGAGTTTGATTACTGCTGCTGCCACGCGGCTTTCGCGTTGCGCGAGGATGGCTACGAGACCATCATGGTCAACTGCAATCCTGAGACAGTTTCGACCGACTATGACACAAGCGACCGCCTGTACTTTGAGCCGCTGACCTTCGAAGACGTGCTGGCTGTCTACAAGCATGAGGCTTCGGGTGGTGCGGATATCGGCATGATCGTGCAGTTCGGCGGGCAGACGCCGCTGAACCTCTCGCAGCCGTTGAAGGCTGCTGGTGTGCCCATCATCGGCACCTCGCCGGAGTCGATTGAACTCGCGGAAGATCGCAAGCGCTTTCAGAAGCTGATCGAAGAGTTGAAGATTCCGCAGCCTGCCGGCGTCCTTGCAACAAGCGTCGCCGAGGCTCTTGCGGGTGCGAACAAGATCACGTATCCGGTGCTCGTACGTCCCAGCTTTGTGCTCGGCGGTCGCGCCATGGTCATCGCCTATGACGATGCTGCGATCGTGCAGTACATGAACACAGCGATCGAGTATTCGCAGGAACGGCCGGTACTGATCGACCACTTCCTGGAAGACGCGACCGAGGTGGACGTTGACGCACTCTGCGACGGCAAGGACGTCCTGATCGCGGGCATCATGCAGCACATCGAAGAGGCCGGTATCCACTCGGGCGATTCCTCGTGCGTGTTGCCTTCGGTCGATCTCACGGACGACGTACTCGCTCAGATCCGCCGCTACACACGGCAGCTTGCTCTCGCACTGAATGTGGTCGGCCTGTGCAACATCCAGTTCGCGATCCAGCGTGGCGTCGTCTACGTCATCGAAGTCAACCCGCGTGCATCACGTACTGTTCCTTATGTTTCGAAGGCAACGGGCGTGCCGCTGGCAAAGATCGCTTCGCGTTTGATGACGGGCCGCACCCTGAAGGAACTGCTGCCTGCGGAGCTCGCGAGCGGCAGGGATCTCGGAACGGGCGCGCACTACTTTGTGAAGTCCCCGGTCTTCCCATGGGGCAAGTTCCAGGGTGTCGATCCGGTTCTTGGACCAGAGATGCGTTCGACGGGCGAAGTGATGGGCGTTGCCGAGACGTTCGGTGAAGCCTTCGCAAAGGCGCAGATCGCAGCCGGTCAGAACCTTCCCACGACAGGCAATGTCTTCCTCAGCGTGAATGATCACGACAAGGAGACGCTCGTACCGCTGGCGAAGCAATTCGTTGAGATGGGGTTCCATCTCGTCGCGACCCACGGGACAGCGGATGTCTTGTCGGAAGCGGGCCTGCAAGTGGAGCGCGTACACAAGGTCAAGGAAGGCCGACCGAACGTGGTCGACTTTATCAAGGGTGAGCGCATTCAACTGATCGTCAACACGCCGCGTGGCCAGGACACGTTCTTCGATGAGAAGGCAATCCGGCGCGCTGCAGTGCTGGCACGTATCCCGACGATTACGACGGTTGCCGCAGCACGTGCGGCTGCCGAAGGTATCGCGTCCCTGCAGGGCGGAAGCGTGACGGTCTACAACCTCCAGGAACTGCACGCAGGACGAGAGACCGCCTAG
- the carA gene encoding glutamine-hydrolyzing carbamoyl-phosphate synthase small subunit produces the protein MQAILALEDGRIFRGKGFGAPAECSGEVVFNTALTGYQEIFTDPSYAGQIVVLTNPQIGNYGTTPNDDESTKPYIEGLVTREFSPVSSNWRSTQVTDEYLEKYNVPVIAEVDTRAIVRHLRANGVMRGVISTKVTDVDALVAKARAIRKMDGTDLASVVSTKTPYEFSSSSAANETGDKFLPASISTDGKQMHVVAYDFGIKQNILRMLARENCRVTVVPAKTSAAEVLAMNPDGVFFSNGPGDPEPLDYAQKNVQDLAGKTPMFGICLGHQIFGLALGGKTYKLKFGHHGANHPIKNLETGKVEITSQNHNYAVDPETLDDATVAVTHTNLNDGTVAGLKHKEHPMFSVQYHPEASPGPHDSHYLFKDFRKMMDEWKK, from the coding sequence ATGCAAGCTATTCTCGCGCTCGAAGACGGGCGCATCTTCCGCGGTAAAGGTTTCGGTGCCCCTGCCGAATGTTCCGGGGAAGTCGTTTTCAACACTGCATTGACCGGTTATCAGGAGATCTTCACCGATCCTTCCTATGCCGGACAGATCGTTGTTCTCACCAATCCGCAGATTGGAAATTACGGCACCACGCCGAATGATGACGAGAGCACCAAACCCTATATTGAAGGCCTGGTGACACGGGAGTTCTCTCCGGTGTCCAGCAACTGGCGCTCAACGCAGGTGACCGACGAATACCTTGAGAAGTACAACGTGCCCGTGATCGCAGAAGTCGACACGCGCGCCATCGTGCGGCATTTGCGCGCGAACGGCGTCATGCGTGGCGTCATCTCCACGAAGGTGACGGACGTTGATGCCCTCGTGGCAAAGGCCCGCGCCATTCGCAAGATGGACGGGACGGACCTGGCATCGGTGGTGAGTACGAAGACCCCCTATGAGTTCTCCAGTTCGAGCGCTGCAAACGAAACAGGCGACAAGTTTTTGCCTGCGTCCATCAGCACGGACGGCAAGCAGATGCACGTCGTCGCGTATGACTTCGGTATCAAGCAGAACATCCTGCGTATGCTGGCTCGAGAGAACTGCCGCGTGACGGTGGTGCCTGCGAAAACCTCCGCTGCAGAAGTGCTGGCGATGAACCCAGACGGTGTCTTCTTCTCGAATGGTCCTGGCGATCCCGAGCCTCTGGATTACGCGCAGAAAAACGTGCAGGACCTTGCGGGCAAGACGCCAATGTTCGGCATCTGCCTGGGACATCAGATCTTCGGCCTCGCGCTTGGCGGGAAGACCTACAAGCTGAAGTTCGGCCACCATGGAGCGAATCACCCCATCAAGAATCTTGAGACGGGTAAGGTCGAGATCACCTCGCAAAACCATAACTACGCAGTCGATCCGGAGACACTGGACGACGCGACCGTTGCGGTGACGCATACGAATCTGAATGACGGTACCGTTGCCGGGTTGAAGCACAAGGAACATCCGATGTTCAGCGTGCAGTACCACCCGGAAGCAAGCCCGGGTCCGCACGATTCGCATTACCTGTTCAAAGACTTCCGCAAGATGATGGATGAGTGGAAGAAGTAA
- a CDS encoding MotA/TolQ/ExbB proton channel family protein, whose translation MAILLALLLQDDVPVSAATAPPAAANSSALVEMLHNSGPIALAVLVLLLAMSVFSWTIMLTKAGAFRRARAKSQAFLRAFRKSTRLSEIATVSDTYKPSPLVSVFTEIVDEYQRQTGGRGFPRNPVAIERAAQIASSEALSDLESQLTWLATIAAVAPFIGLLGTVMGIVDAFHGLGTQGAATLRAVAPGISEALITTAAGLVVAIPAVVGYNQLSASTKEFDARMDDFSRELLNALENAAAGAQTPADDARRRAPQSN comes from the coding sequence ATGGCTATTCTCCTCGCGCTCCTGTTGCAAGACGACGTCCCGGTATCCGCCGCCACTGCGCCACCCGCTGCGGCAAACTCTTCTGCCCTGGTGGAGATGCTTCACAACAGTGGGCCCATCGCCCTTGCGGTGTTGGTGCTGCTGCTGGCGATGTCCGTGTTTTCGTGGACCATCATGCTGACGAAGGCCGGCGCCTTTCGCCGCGCCCGCGCGAAGAGCCAGGCCTTTCTGCGTGCCTTTCGCAAGTCGACACGGCTGAGCGAAATCGCCACCGTGTCCGACACTTACAAGCCCTCGCCCCTGGTGTCTGTATTTACGGAGATTGTCGATGAGTACCAGCGGCAGACTGGTGGCCGCGGCTTCCCGCGCAACCCTGTTGCGATCGAGCGCGCGGCGCAGATCGCATCCAGCGAAGCACTCTCCGATCTTGAGAGCCAGCTCACATGGCTTGCCACCATTGCTGCTGTCGCGCCGTTCATCGGCCTGCTGGGCACGGTGATGGGTATCGTCGATGCGTTTCACGGTCTTGGAACGCAGGGCGCCGCGACACTGCGCGCTGTTGCGCCGGGCATTAGCGAGGCGCTGATCACCACGGCTGCCGGCCTTGTCGTGGCAATCCCAGCAGTTGTTGGCTACAACCAGCTTTCGGCCAGCACGAAGGAATTCGACGCACGCATGGATGACTTCAGCCGCGAACTTCTGAATGCGCTTGAGAACGCCGCCGCCGGCGCCCAGACGCCAGCCGACGATGCCCGCCGCCGGGCACCCCAGTCCAACTAA
- a CDS encoding TonB family protein, with product MPVVQQPTRAARTTKQNFVVALALHGIILGGVIGSAYIFHKTGDAWGDKADVAGAVQATMVNSVPLPPKVQPKADNVLASESPSEVPPPPKPAAEPPPKPTDIPIVVKQPDKKQPKTAEAPSPKPPEHPQPAKPQPDKATTGETAGLRVAMTAVENRAGTSSTNVADSAFGQRYAYYVRALTQKVAQQWFTQTLDSGAPGHRVYISFRVERDGTPSQIQIAKPSGDATLDASALRALQRIDTFGPLPDGYTGQFINVQYYFDPKQ from the coding sequence ATGCCGGTAGTACAGCAGCCAACCCGGGCCGCACGCACGACGAAGCAGAACTTCGTCGTCGCACTGGCGCTGCATGGAATCATTCTTGGTGGCGTCATCGGTTCGGCGTACATCTTTCATAAGACGGGCGACGCCTGGGGAGACAAGGCAGACGTTGCCGGTGCCGTTCAGGCCACCATGGTCAACTCCGTCCCGCTGCCGCCCAAGGTGCAGCCAAAGGCCGATAACGTCCTTGCGTCCGAATCGCCCAGCGAAGTTCCGCCTCCTCCAAAGCCTGCAGCGGAACCACCGCCGAAGCCTACCGACATCCCCATTGTCGTGAAGCAGCCTGACAAAAAGCAGCCGAAGACGGCCGAAGCGCCCTCGCCCAAGCCACCGGAGCATCCGCAGCCTGCCAAGCCACAGCCCGATAAGGCCACGACCGGGGAAACGGCGGGCCTGCGTGTCGCCATGACGGCCGTCGAAAATCGCGCGGGGACGTCCTCTACGAACGTTGCGGACTCAGCCTTTGGCCAGCGCTACGCCTACTACGTCCGAGCCCTGACGCAGAAGGTGGCACAGCAATGGTTTACGCAGACGCTGGATAGTGGAGCCCCCGGCCACCGTGTCTACATAAGCTTCCGCGTGGAGCGGGACGGCACACCGTCGCAGATCCAGATTGCAAAGCCCAGCGGCGATGCAACCCTTGATGCCAGCGCGCTGCGCGCCCTGCAGCGCATCGATACCTTCGGTCCGCTGCCGGACGGCTACACCGGCCAATTCATCAATGTCCAGTACTACTTCGACCCGAAGCAGTAG
- a CDS encoding dihydrodipicolinate synthase family protein — protein MLLDGIHVPLTTPFYPDGRLNLRKLEHNVRRLSLTPVSGLVALGSTGESASLTDDERAQVLRTVGAEAAKEKVLLAGIGLPSVFASLALAQVASEARFDAVMVEPPIEYGNLLWDDGNATTALLTYFEAIADASPLPVVLVSDAARVVLPIALMERLSGHPNVLGLLEQSSHISRVVQMRELTTSVARTVTTTITFTAATARMLHVPELAAAVGGSFVSAASLSGAAAGETAVATAPPVAALKTRTKQVGFQVLWAMAEGATEALRAGASGLLMPIASAVPQAAFEVWAAWKDGDVSLMKEKQGRLATAEQGIAPWDIPAIKAGSELSGYFGGRPRLPLLPVTGERAAEIATRLRGMRS, from the coding sequence ATGCTGCTCGATGGAATTCATGTACCGCTGACGACGCCGTTTTACCCAGATGGCAGGCTGAACCTGCGCAAGTTGGAACACAACGTGCGGCGCCTGTCGCTGACACCCGTGAGTGGCCTTGTCGCCCTGGGCAGCACGGGCGAGTCTGCGTCGTTGACCGACGACGAGCGCGCGCAGGTACTTCGTACCGTCGGCGCCGAGGCCGCGAAAGAGAAGGTGCTACTGGCTGGCATTGGGCTGCCCAGCGTCTTCGCTTCGCTGGCCCTTGCACAGGTCGCTTCAGAGGCTCGCTTTGACGCTGTCATGGTTGAGCCACCTATCGAATACGGGAACCTGCTGTGGGATGACGGCAATGCAACCACCGCATTGTTGACTTACTTCGAAGCCATCGCGGATGCATCCCCGCTACCTGTCGTATTGGTGTCGGATGCTGCCCGCGTGGTTCTGCCGATCGCACTGATGGAGCGCCTTAGCGGGCATCCCAACGTGCTTGGTTTGCTGGAACAGTCGTCGCACATCAGTCGCGTCGTGCAGATGCGTGAACTGACCACGTCGGTCGCACGCACGGTGACGACCACTATCACATTTACCGCTGCAACGGCTCGCATGTTGCATGTGCCGGAACTGGCTGCAGCCGTGGGAGGCAGCTTTGTAAGTGCTGCGTCGCTCAGTGGAGCAGCTGCTGGAGAGACTGCCGTGGCGACTGCGCCGCCGGTCGCAGCATTGAAGACACGTACGAAGCAGGTTGGCTTCCAGGTCCTCTGGGCCATGGCCGAAGGAGCCACCGAGGCTCTGCGTGCCGGGGCGAGCGGTCTCTTGATGCCGATCGCTTCTGCTGTGCCGCAGGCTGCGTTTGAGGTGTGGGCTGCTTGGAAGGACGGCGATGTGTCGCTGATGAAGGAGAAGCAAGGACGGCTGGCGACTGCAGAACAGGGCATTGCACCCTGGGATATTCCTGCCATCAAGGCTGGAAGCGAGCTGTCGGGCTACTTTGGTGGACGACCCCGGTTGCCATTGCTGCCGGTGACGGGCGAGCGTGCCGCAGAGATCGCAACGCGGCTGCGGGGTATGCGCTCCTAG